A window of Pirellulales bacterium genomic DNA:
ATGGCGCAGCGACCTGACGAAGTCGACCGCCGAAAGATCGCCCGTCGAACCGGCGGCTAATCCCCGCAGGCCGCCGAGAGTAGGCAGGTCGGCGTCGCAGGGATGGATTTCCAGCTCCCTTACGTCCACCAGCTTGGGAAAGAGCTGGTCGGCGTAATAGTACACGATCCCGCGGACCGTGACGTTCCGCCTGATCGCCCCAGCGAACCTGCGGCAACATGCTCTCGGGAAAAACGCACGTGATGGCAAGGTGCTGCGTCAAACCTCCAGGCCAAATTGGCCGGCGGCACCAAGGTTGCCATAGGTGAATCGGTTCAGGAACCGGAAGCACGCGATTCCATCAAAGCCGGTTGGCGCGGCCTGCAATCCAATCGCCGAAACAATCTCGTCGAAGCCCAGGCGCGGAATCCCAACTCGCAGCGCGTAGCACGGATAGGATCCGACGTAAGCACCGCCCAATATGACCGGCTTCATCGGAGTTCCGCCGCACAGGCGGCAGTCTTGCTCGTCCAGTAGAACTTCGATGCCCCGAGCGCAAACTGCCGGCGCCGGTATCGGCGATGAGGCGGCGCACGACCTGTTGCGCGCCCTGCGCCAAGCTGAGGGTCACTTCGATCATCGGCCGGCCTCGCGACAAGGCCCATTGAACGCGCGGCATCAGGAGAGCGCCCAGATTTCATCGACAACGTCGTAATCGCGCCCGACCTCGACGCCAAACGTATTGCTCGGATCGGGTTCTACCTGGTGCAAGCGGGAAACCATCTCGTTCAAATCATTTGCGACTACGGCTATTTGCCCGTTGGCGATGCCGACGAACTTGCCGGCATAGACGGAATTTGGGTCGATCCGGCCTTCCTCGGCCAGCTTGTCAGCCAATTCGCGGTTCAATTCTTGGACGGTTTTCGAGATTGCCATAGCGTGGTTCGTCGCGTGATCGCTATTCAATTCTAACCCGTTGGCTGATGAGCGGCCAGCCCTTCCGCGGCGCTACGGTCGGGCCGCTGCCAAGTCCTCCGCAGCCGGTCGGCTCGCTCGTCAAAAGTCGCCTCACCGACTTCCTTCTGGCGTTGGCGGAAAGCTTCAATCGCCTGCCCGTCGGCCACAGATAGCTCAATGGGCTCCAGCGAGTCGTACCAAGCGATCCAGTCGGCGATTGCTTCCGGGGTGTCCTGCCAATCGGACTCGCTGAGGCCGAATGTCAATGGGCTTTCAACGGGCCGGACAACCACCCGGCTCCCGTCGGGAAGAACCGCCGGCTCATCGAGAACGACGCAGCCGTTCTTCACGATTCCAGTGATGGCGAGCATAAAACTGCTCCAATGCCGCCTTCCGGGGCGACCAGCGCTGATTGGCCGCGTATCTCACCCGATGGATCGCCCTAGGCGAATTCCATCATCCCGCGCGTTCGGTTGGCGATGCAATCCCGCTTATATGCGAAGGAGGACGCCTCATGGCTGCTGACTTTGCGACCGACAATGAACGCGACGGAACCCATTTCTGGGTTGATTGCCCGGGCTGCGGGTACGGGGGCAGAATCGGCCTGCCGCTCGATTATCCGGCCGAGGTGGTGGTTTGCCCGAAGTGCCGCGAAGGCGTGCGAGTCAAGCCGCAAGACCGCGTGCTGTGGCGGCCGGCTGACGCGATGGAGTTTCTGCGCCGGCGGTTTCCCGGCGTCGATTGGGACGCGAACAACCCGCCATCGAGCGCAACATTCGACCAAGCCGGATTGCGCGCCGACACCAACCCACAGCGTCAGCGAGCCGTTGCACGTGCGAGTCGCCGCAGCGGGGAAACTCGCTCGCGCGGCGGTAGTCGCCCCGGCGGACCGCGGAGAGCACCTCGCTCACGCTTCGGGTTACTGTCCGGGATCACGGATGCTGTTTCGCGCGCACTCGATAACCACTTCGTGCAAGCAGCGCTGATGTTGGCGGCTGGCGTGCTTCCGGTGGCGATCGTGTTGCTGACGCAACCGGGCCAGCCAGCGCAGCAAAGCGGCGCGCAGGTCGCCGACGCCGCGCCCCGCTCCGCGCCAAAGGCAACTGCCCCCGAGCCGAAGGCCGCACCAACGCAGCAGGCGCCGGCCGGTATGAATCCGCGCGGAGCGGCGGCTGCCGATGCCGCCGCGGCGGACACGCGCGCGACCGATGAGGCCACACCGCGCGGAAGTCCACCGACGCCGCCTGAAAGCGCGCCGCGCGAAGACCCGCCCCTGCCCTTCGCGCCGGACAGCCCGCTCACGCTGAAGCGAACCCCGGCCGACATCGTGCGGCTGTTTTTGGATGTTTACGACCCCGGTGCAGAGCAGGTTGACGGCGGCGACAAGAAAAGCGCGAAACCAATCATGAAGCGGATCGCCGCCATGGACGCGCCGAACGCCGAATGCCTGATGTGCCGGGCCAAGGCCCACGCATTTCTCGGCGATTTTGCCCCGGCCTTCGACGACGCCAGCCGCGCGATTCAACTGGCGTCGCGAGACGCCCGAACATGGCACACTCGGGCCATGATTCTCGCCGATGCCGCGCGGGTCCCCGAAGCACTCAACGACATCCATCTCGCCGTCGTGTTGGCCAAATCAGGCCGCTACGAACCGCAGTATGTGAAGGAAGTGACCGACTACGCGGGGCGACTGGCGAAACGGGCCGATAAGGAGCGGAACCCTCACCTGGCCTCTCCCGCAGGGAGAGGGAATGCGGGAAGACCGGCAGCCGCCGACTCGGAGAGCGTGCAGCTCGATTTGCTCGCATCGCAGTGCTATCGGCGGGGCGTCGCACACTTCAAGCAAGGCGCTTATGCGGACGCCGTGTGGGAGTTCAGCGAGGCCATCCGCTCTAAGCCCGATTTCGCCGCGTCGTATCACTGGCGGGCTGTGGTGTTGATCGAGGTGCGACAATTCGGCGCCGCGCTGGCGGACATGAACCGTTCGCTTTCGTTGCGGCCCGCGAATCCCGCCGCTTTACACGCGCGCGCCGTGCTGCTCGACCGCCTTGGCCGCTACCGCGAGGCATACGCCGACATCGTCGAGGCGCTTCGCCTGTCGCCGGGCAATCTCGATTACCTTAAGTACCTGAGCCGTCTGCGTGCGAGAATCGACGCGCGCAGGATGCAAAGCGCAGACCTGTCATGGACGCTCTCGATGAAAGATCGCGCATCGTCCCCTGCGGCAGTTCGCGCCGCTGACCTGCTCGCAATCCGGGCGTCGCGGCGCCATGATTAACAAAAGGGGCGTCACTTTTTATCGGCGTCATGATCGGTCCGGGCTTCTATTCGCCCTGCAGATAACCCAGGGTTCCGCTGCGCTGCGCCCTGGGCTGTCGAATACGACCCGCGTCGGGGTCGTCGATGCGTGTATCAGCCAAACGGCGGCAGCCAGACAATCCGACTTGAGGCAGCCTCCGCGCCTTGCGATATTGAATGGCTGGGGCGGAATTGCCTTCGGGCGACAAGAGAGGTTGACGATGACGAAGACCGTTCATGGCGTGGTACGCGGCAGGACCATCGAACTCGTGGAAGATCTCGGCGTGGCAGAAGGCCAGCAGGTCGAGCTCCAGGTGCGGATCATGCCGCAGCGTGAAGAGTGGGGCGAAGGCATCCGTCGCTCGGCCGGCGGCTGGGCCGACTGCCCAGAGATGGACGCCATCATGGAACAAATCCAGCAAGAGCGTAAGCTGGAACGCCGCCCACAGTTGGAACGTGAATGAGCCACCTTCTGGACACGACCTGCTCATCGACGTGCAGGTGCTCGGTTTCGACCTCGCCTGCGCCGAGCAGTTTGGCAAGGTTCGGGGCAGCCTCTTTCAGAAGGGCATTTCGATTCCTACTGCACCTGTTCCAGACAGTCTGGTCGCCGACGCACTGATGCCACGAATTTCAGTTTCGCATATCGCAACGCTTGTTTTTTCATTCGCGGGTCTGCTGACGTCGGCCACAGTCGGTCAAGCCGCAGGGAAGCGGGGGGACTACGAGCAGCACGCGCTCACGCACGCGGGCGATGCCGGCCGCGGCCGAGCGCTGTTCGCCGACGAAAAACTCACCAAGTGCGCCCTGTGCCATAAGGTGCAAGGCCAAGGCGGCGACGTCGGTCCCGACCTTTCGCACATCGGGGGCAAGTTCGACCGGCCGCACCTCGTCGAGTCGCTGCTGGAACCCTCGCGGCAGATCGTCGAAGGCTTTCGCACCAGCGTGATCGCCACCGTCGACGGCCAAACGTTGACGGGCATCGTTCGCGAGCAGTCGGCCGAAACGATCGTGCTCTTCGACGCGGGCGGCGTGAAGCACGTCGTGCCCGCCGCCAAGGTCGAGCACCGCGAAACAAGTCCCGTCTCGCTCATGCCGCAGGGACTGGAAGAGTTGCTCACGCGCGAGCAATTCACCGACCTGATCGCTTATCTCGATACGCTTCGGGCAGACAAAAACGCTCCGTTTGGGGCGGGGACCTTCCAGGGCAAAATCCTGCGGATTAACCCGGACGGCACGGTTCCCGGCGACAATCCCTTTCTGGCCGAAACCAAGGGCAAGTACGCCGCGATCTGGGCACGCGGGCTGCGCAATCCGTTTACCTTCGCCGTCCGCCCATCCAGCGGCGAGCTATTCATCAACGACGTGGGCGGGAAGTTCGAGGAGCTCAACGTCGGCCTGCCGGGCGCAAACTACGGCTGGCCCGTCGTGGAGCATGGCCCGACCAGCGACGCGCGCTTTCGCGGCCCGGTCCACTGGTATCCGCAGGCCTCGATCTCGGGCGGCGCCTTTGCACCGGCCGACTCGGGCTGGCCAACTGCCTACCGCGGGCGTTACTTCTTTGCCGATTTCGTTCACGGTTGGATCCGATCGCTCGATCCCGACCATCCCGAGAGCGTAGCCACGTTCGTCAGCGGTCTGCGCCGGCCGGTCGACCTGCGCTTCATGCCCGACGGCCGGCTGCTCGTGTTGCTGCGCAACGCCTGGGTGATCGACGACAAGTTCCAGCCGGGCACCGGCACGCTGCTGCAAATAAGACCGGCTTATTCCTCGTCCGGCCGCGACTGAGGCGACTTGAACAGCGGACCCTTGCTGCCGCCCATGCCGCCGCGCAGCTCGCTTTCCGGAATGCTCGACTTGCCGGCCGCCGCGGGCGCCGCTTCGGCATGCGCCTCTTCGGCCCACTCCACACGCTTGCGGCTGAGGCCGATCTTCCGCTCGTCGGCGTCGACGCGCAACACCTTCACCTCGATCGTGTCGCCCAGCTTGACCACGTCTTCCGGGTTCTCGACCTTGTGGTCGGCCAGCTCGGAGATGTGCAGCAGACCCTCCAGGCCGTTTTCCAGTCCGACGAAAACGCCGAAGTTGGTGAGCTTGGTCACCGTGCCCATCACCACTTGACCCGGCTGATACTTGTTGGGAATGTCGGTGGCCCAGGGGTCGTCGTTGAGCTGCTTCAGCCCCAGCGCGATCCGCCGCCGCTGCTGGTCTACCGAGATCACGCGGCACTCGACTTCCTGGCCCTTCTCGACCATTTCGCTGGGGTGGCTGATCTTGCGGGTCCAGCTCATGTCGCTGACGTGCAGCAAGCCGTCGATGCCCTCTTCGATCTCGATGAAGGCGCCGTAGTTGGTGAGATTGCGGACCACGCCCTTGACCAGCGTGCCCGGTGCGTAGCGCTCGGCCACTTTGTCCCAGGGGTTGGTCAGGGTCTGCTTCATGCCCAGCGAGATCTCTTGCTTCTCTTTGTTGATGCCCAGCACGACGACTTCGATCTCGTCATCGATGTGGACTAACTCGTTGGGGTGCGTGATGCGCTTGGTCCACGACATTTCGCTGATGTGGACCAGCCCCTCGATGCCCTCTTCGAGCTTGACGAAGGCCCCATAGCTCATCACGTTGACCACGGTGCCCTTGACGCGCGTGCCGACCGGGTATTTGCCCTCGACGTCCTGCCAGGGGCTGGGATGCTTTTGCTTCAGACCCAGCGCGATTTTTTCTTTCTCGCGGTCGATGTGCAGGATCATGACCTCGATTTCCTGGTCGATGGAGA
This region includes:
- a CDS encoding PQQ-dependent sugar dehydrogenase codes for the protein MNEPPSGHDLLIDVQVLGFDLACAEQFGKVRGSLFQKGISIPTAPVPDSLVADALMPRISVSHIATLVFSFAGLLTSATVGQAAGKRGDYEQHALTHAGDAGRGRALFADEKLTKCALCHKVQGQGGDVGPDLSHIGGKFDRPHLVESLLEPSRQIVEGFRTSVIATVDGQTLTGIVREQSAETIVLFDAGGVKHVVPAAKVEHRETSPVSLMPQGLEELLTREQFTDLIAYLDTLRADKNAPFGAGTFQGKILRINPDGTVPGDNPFLAETKGKYAAIWARGLRNPFTFAVRPSSGELFINDVGGKFEELNVGLPGANYGWPVVEHGPTSDARFRGPVHWYPQASISGGAFAPADSGWPTAYRGRYFFADFVHGWIRSLDPDHPESVATFVSGLRRPVDLRFMPDGRLLVLLRNAWVIDDKFQPGTGTLLQIRPAYSSSGRD
- a CDS encoding 30S ribosomal protein S1; translated protein: MVNRNLIRGLDLNEQDWEQELTAALEGTDPEQIEWGGGGAFSLNEIVQGRVLRVEGDQVLVDVGYKSEGMIPLNEWDEDEEPPQPGQTIEVLIEDIEDIQAGLDEASMVSLSKRKAEKIKAWRDVMASVHENDVVTGVATRKIKGGLLVDIGVNVFLPASQVDIRRPPDIGDYIGRTIQCMVLKIDEARRNIVVSRRALIESERAEKKARLMRELEVGQLRRGVVKNIAEFGAFVDLGGIDGLLHITDMSYKRIGHPSEMVSIDQEIEVMILHIDREKEKIALGLKQKHPSPWQDVEGKYPVGTRVKGTVVNVMSYGAFVKLEEGIEGLVHISEMSWTKRITHPNELVHIDDEIEVVVLGINKEKQEISLGMKQTLTNPWDKVAERYAPGTLVKGVVRNLTNYGAFIEIEEGIDGLLHVSDMSWTRKISHPSEMVEKGQEVECRVISVDQQRRRIALGLKQLNDDPWATDIPNKYQPGQVVMGTVTKLTNFGVFVGLENGLEGLLHISELADHKVENPEDVVKLGDTIEVKVLRVDADERKIGLSRKRVEWAEEAHAEAAPAAAGKSSIPESELRGGMGGSKGPLFKSPQSRPDEE